Part of the Chiloscyllium punctatum isolate Juve2018m unplaced genomic scaffold, sChiPun1.3 scaffold_532, whole genome shotgun sequence genome is shown below.
tctgtcaccccccccatctctctcccccgctccctccctccacctctctctccctctctctccctccctccacctctctctccctctctctccctccctccacctctccctccctccacctctctctctctctctctctccctccacctctctctctctctccctctctcgctctccccctctctctctctccctccctccacccctctccctccctccacctctctctttctcccctctccctccctccacctctctctctctctccctccctccacctctccctccctctctctccctccctctctctctccctctctctctctccctctccctctctccctctctgtcccttccactctctcccccctccctctctctctctctctgcctcccatcctctccccactctctctctccccccctttccctcacactctctctcacacactcttcccctccctctctctgcccccctcaccccctctctctcctccccctctctcttcccccttctcactctctttctttctctcccactctctcccaccttctctctccatccgtcaatctttccctctctttcactccccctctctctttcccacctctctctctctctctctctgtgttcattgATACTCTCtggttctctctctttttctctttatgcttctctctcactctctccggtTTACCGTCTCTCCCTCTTTCATTtactttctctctgtcactctcattcactctctccctctctctcacacacactgattctctctTGCTTTCCCTGCCTCTtctcttccctctccttccctctctctctccccctcaccttccttctctccttctctctctctcccccccccgtctgtctctcttctctcttctctcttctctcttctctctcaggCTGGTGCTGATACTAATGTTGAACTCTTCTGTTTGTCCCTCCTCTGTGTGtttatctgcctgtgtgtgtgtttgtgtgtctttctgtctgtccctgtgtatgtgtgtgtttctctgtccctgtccgtgtgtgtgtatgtctccgTCTGtatgtgtccctgtctgtgtctgtgtgtccctaaccctgtgtctgtgtgtccctgaccctgtgtgtgtgtgtccctgtgtttgtgtgtgtgtgtgtccatgtttgtgtgtgtgtcactgtgtgtgtgtgactgtctctttgagtgtctgtatgtgtgtttctctatccctgtccctgagtgtgtgcatgtgtgtgtctgtctgtgtgtctctgtcgctgtctctgtgtgtgtgtgtgcgtgtctgtgtccttatgtgtgtgtctctctgtcactttccCTGTGtgtatccctgtccctgtgtgtgtgtctgtgtatccctgtgtgtgtgtgtccctgtgtgtgtgtgtccctgtgtgtgtgtgtgtgtgtgtccctccctcactgtgtgtatgtgtgtgtgtccctgtgtgtgtgtgtccctgtccccgtgtatgtgtgtgtgtctgtgtgtatgtgtgtgtccctgtccctgtgtccctgtgtgtgtgtccctgtccccgtgtatgtgtgtgtgtctgtgtgtgtgtgtctgtgtgtgtgtccttgtccctgtgtgtgtgtccctgtccctgtgtgtgtgtgtgtgtttgtgtccctgtccctgtgtgtccctgtgtgtgtccctgtccctgtgtgtgtgtgtgtgtgtgtgtttgtgtccctgtccctgtgtgtgtgtccctgtgtgcgtgtgtgtgtccttgtccctgtgtgtgtgtgtccctgtccctgggtgtctgtgtgtgtgtccctgtccctgtgtgtgtgtgtgtgtgtgtgtttgtgtccctgtccctgtgtgtgtgtccctgtgtgtgtccctgtccctgtgtgtttgtgtccctgtccctgtgtgtgtgtccctgtgtgcgtgtgtgtgtccctgtccctgtgtgtgtgtccctgtccctgtgtgtgtccctgtccctgtgtgtccctgtccctgtccctgtgtgtttgtgtccctgtccctgtgtgtccctgtgtgtgtgtccctgtgtgtgtgtgtgtccctgtccctgtgtgtgtgtgtgtgtgtccctgtccctgtgtgtgtgtgtccctgtccctgtccctgtgtgtgtgtgtgtgtgtgtctctctctctccccctgtctccccacccctggggtggtggtgtgtgtgggggggggggggggtgggggagcagtgatTAAGGCAGCCCAGCTCGAACACAAGGAGAAGCTGCTGGCAGAGCTGGAGAGGATGGAAGCTCATCGAGTGGCAGAGACCAAGATCAGAGGAGGACGAGGAGTGAGCCTGGGTGCCCAGGGCCGTGAGGGTTACCCTGAGCTGGTGACCATCATTTCCACGCTGGCAGAGTCAGCCGCGGCCCACGAGCAGCTGGCCTGGAGCTCGCTGACCGATGGCGATGaccaggaggaggtggaggaggagcgCAGGACCTGGGGGCGGTTTGCCAAGCGGCCGATGGAGCCCATGGACCCCACCCACGATCTCTTCGGCACCAGCTTCACCGAGTGCCTGTGCGACGGCCTGACGGTGCTGGGGGGGGGGGCCGGGGATGGGCAAGACCGTGGCCTTGCGCCGGCTCCTGGCACAGTGGGCCGCCTCACAGGCCGAGACCGGGCCCCAGGCCTTCTACCCGCAGTTCCACTTCGCCCTCTACTTCGAGCTAGGCCGGGGGACGGAGGAGCCGTGCAGCCTGCAGTCCCTGGTCACCCGGGCCTACCCCCACCTGGGCCGCTTGCTGCCCTACCTGTGGCAGGCCCCCGAGAGCCTGCTGCTGGTCTTCGATGGCCTGGAGGGGCTAAGGGGCTGGCCGGAGGGGGCGACCGGCTCCAGCCGGCTCAAGCCCCAGGACGAGGCGACGGTCCCCGCCCTGCTCTGGGCCATGTGCCAGGGCCGGCTGCTGGCGGGCTGCACCCTGCTGATATGCGGGCGCCACCAGGCCCTGCGGCCTTTCCAGCGGACGGGGGTGCAGCTCTGGGTGGAGGCCCTGGGCCTGGGCGAGGCCTCGCGCCGGGCCTACGCTGCAGGCCTGGCCCCCGGCCCAGGCGAGCCGCCCTCCACCGCCCTGGAGAGGGCCCAGGGCCAGAGCGACTACCTCAGGGGCCTGTGCCGCGAGCCGGCCTACTGCTGGCTGGTCTGCCGCGGCTCCCTGGACCCGGCGGAAGGCCCCTTGCCCCGCACCGCCACCCAGCTCTTGGCCGCCTACCTGCGGGGGGCGCTGAGGGAGGAGCAGCAGGACCCAGGAGGGCTCCCGGGCCTGGTCACCCGCCTGGGCGACCTGGCCCTGGAGGGGCTGGCCCAGAGGAGGCTCCGATTCCGCGAGGAGGATTTCCGGCGGCACGGCCTGGAGGCCTCGTCGCTAGGCCAGGGCCTGGTGCAGAGGGCGGGCCAGGCCTACGCCTTCCCACAGCCTCCGCTGCAGGAGTTCCTGGCGGCGCTGGCCCAGTACCTGGCGGAAGACGGGCGCAGCCTGCTGGAGCTGCTCCACGCGGCCCACAGCAGCGACGACGGCCGTTACCAGGGTTACCTGCGCTTCCTGCTGGGCCTGTCCTCCCGCTCCTCCTCCCGGGTCCTGGAGGGACTGCTGCCCCCGCTCCCGCACCGCGCCGTCTGCGACGCCATCCTCTGGCTGGAAGGCCTGGTCCAGAGCGAGGGCGAGAAGAGGGAGGTGAGCCAGCGCCGACTCCTCAACGTGGCGCACTACCTCCACGAGGCTCGGAACCAGCGGCTGGCCCGGCTGCTGGCCCGCTCCATCTCCCGGCTGCCCCTGGGCAGCGAGAAGCCCCAGGCCGGCATCCGGCTCGAACCTCCAGACTGCGCGGCCCTGGCCTACGTCTTCAGGCACTGCGAGTCCATTGACACCTTCAGCTTCGACAACTGCTACATGCAGGCCGAGGGCATTCGGCACCTCCTGCCGGCCTTCCTGAACTGCAAACGCATCAGGTAACCCGGCTGGTGGGGAGAGGGAACTCGCGTTCGGGTTGACCTCCGTCCTCCTCGGTCCCTAATCCCGCCCGGGATCAGGCCCACCCACCCCAGATTCCAACTCAAACACAGCGGGCGGAGGTGATAAACTGGGAAGGCTCAATGAGACATTCAGTGTGTCTGAGCGCGGTTCACAATAGGAACCCCACACAACCCCCTCTGTATTAATTCAGACGTTCAGGGGAACAGCAAGAGGTTTAGCCCAAACCCCAGTTCCCTCTCAAAGTTGGAGTTTTGTTGTTAATCTACAGTTTAGACCAAACCCCAGttccctctcaaagtgagagttttgTCGTTAATCTGTAGTTTAGACCAAACCCCAGTTCACTCTCAAAGTCAGAGTTTTGTTGTTAATTTGTAGTTTAGTCCAAACCACAGTTCCCTCTCAAAGTCAGAGTTTTGTTGTTAATCTGTAGTTTAGTCCAAACTCCAGttccctctcaaagtgagagttttgTCATTAATCTGTGGTTTAGACCAAACCCCAGTTCACTCTCAAAGTCAGAGTTTTGTTGTTAATGTGTAGTTTAGTCCAAACCCCAGttccctctcaaagtgagagttttgTCGTTAATCTGTAGTTTAGACCAAACCCCAGttccctctcaaagtgagagttttgTCGTTAATCTGTAGTTTAGACCAAACCCCAGTTCACTCTCAAAGTCAGAGTTTTGTTGTTAATTTGTAGTTTAGTCCAAACCACAGTTCCCTCTCAAAGTCAGAGTTTTGTTGTTAATCTGTAGTTTAGTCCAAACTCCAGttccctctcaaagtgagagttttgTTGTTAATCTGTAGTTTAGACCAAACCCCAGttccctctcaaagtgagagttttgTTGTTAATCTACAGTTTAGACCAAACCCCAGttccctctcaaagtgagagttttgTTGTTAATGTACAGTTTAGACCAAACCCCAGttccctctcaaagtgagagttttgTTGTTAATCTGTAGTTTAGACCAAACCCCAGttccctctcaaagtgagagttttgTCGTTAATCTATAGTTTAGTCCAAACCCCAGttccctctcaaagtgagagttttgTCGTTAATCTGTAGTTTAGACCAAACCCCAGTTCCTTGTCAAAGTGACAGTTTTGTTGTTAATCTGTAGTTTAGACCAAACCCCAGttccctctcaaagtgagagttttgTTGTTAATCTGTAGTTTAGTCCAAACCCCAGttccctctcaaagtgagagttttATGGTTAATCTGTAGTTTAGACCAAACCCCAGttccctctcaaagtgagagttttgATGTTAATCTGTAGTTTAGTCCAAACCCCTGTTCCTTATCAAAGGGAGAATTTTGTCGTTAATCTGTAGTTTAGTCCAAACCCCAGTTCCCTGTCAAAGTGAGAGTTTTGTTGTTAATCTGTAGTTTAGACCGAACCCCAGttccctctcaaagtgagagttttgTTGTTAATCTGTCGTTTAGCCCAAACCCCAGTTCCCTGTCAAAGTGAGAGTTTTGTTGTTAATCCGTAGTTTAGACCAAACCCCAGttccctctcaaagtgagagttttgTTGTTAATCTGTAGTTTAGTCCAAACCCCAGttccctctcaaagtgagagttttATGGTTAATCTGTAGTTAAACCAAACCCCAGttccctctcaaagtgagagttttgATGTTAATCTGTAGTTTAGTCCAAACCCCTGTTCCCTATCAAAGGGAGAATTTTGTCGTTAATCTGTAGTTTAGACCAAACACCAGttccctctcaaagtgagagttttgTTGTTAATCTATAGTTTAGTCTAATCCCCAGTTCCCTCCCAAAGTGAGGGTTTTGTTGATAATCTGTAGTTTAGTCCAAACCCCAGttccctctcaaagtgagagttttgTCGTTAATCTGTAGTTTAGCCCAAACCCCAGTTCCCTGTCAAAGTGAGAGTTTTGTTGTTAATCTGTAGTTTAGTCCAAACCCCAGTTCCCTCTCAAAGTGGGAGTTTTGTTGTTAATCTGTAGTTTAGTCCAAACCCCAGttccctctcaaagtgagagttttgTTGTTAATCTATAGTTTAGCCCAAACCCCAGttccctctcaaagtgagagtttcGTTGTTAATCTGTAGTTTAGCCCAAACCCCAGttccctctcaaagtgagagttttgTCGTTAATCTGTAGTTTAGACCAAACCCCAGTACCCTCTGAAAGTGTGAGCTTTGTTGTTAAATCTCTCGTTTAGTCCAAACTCCAGttccctctcaaagtgagagttttgTTGTTAATCTGTAGTTTAGACCAAACCCCAGTTCCCTCTCAAAGTGTGAGCTTTGTTGTTAAATCTCTCGTTTAGTCCAAACTCCAGttccctctcaaagtgagagttttgTTGTTAATCTATTGTTTAGTCCAAACCCCAGttccctctcaaagtgagagttttgTTGTTAATCTGTAGTTTAGTCCAAACCCCAGTTCCCTGTCAAAGTGAGAGTTTGTTGTTAATCTACAGTTTAGACCAAACCCCAGttccctctcaaagtgagagttttgTCATTAATCTGTAGTTTAGACCAAACCCCTGttccctctcaaagtgagagttttgTTGTTAATCTGTAGTTTAGTCCAAACCCCAGttccctctcaaagtgagagttttgTTGTTAATCTATAGTTTAGTCCAAACCCCAGttccctctcaaagtgagagttttgTTGTTAATCGATAGTTTAGACCAAACCCCAGttccctctcaaagtgagagttttgTCGTTAATCTGTAGTTTAGACCAAACCCCAGttccctctcaaagtgagagttttgTTGTGAATCTATAGTTTAGTCCAAACACCAGTTCCCTCTCAAAGTAGGAGTTTTGTTGTTAATCTGTAGTTTAGACCAAACCCCAGttccctctcaaagtgagagttttgTTGTTAATCTATAGTTTAGTCCAAACCCCAGttccctctcaaagtgagagttttgTTGTTAATCTGTTGTTTAGTCCAAACCCCAGttccctctcaaagtgagagttttgTTGTTAATCTATAGTTTAGTCCAAACCCCAGttccctctcaaagtgagagttttgTTGTTAATCTGTTGTTTAGTCCAAACCCCAGttccctctcaaagtgagagttttgTTGTTAATCTATAGTTTAGTCCAAACCCCAGttccctctcaaagtgagagttttgTTGTTAATCTATAGTTTAGTCCAAACCCCAGttccctctcaaagtgagagttttgTTGTGAATCTATAGTTTAGTCCAAACCCCAGttccctctcaaagtgagagttttgTTGTTAATCTGTAGTTTAGACCAATCCCCAGTTCCCTCTCAAAGTAGGAGTTTTGTTGTTAATCTGTTGTTTAGTCCAAACACCAGttccctctcaaagtgagagttttgTTGTTAATCTGTAGTTTAGACCAATCCCCAGTTCCCTCTCAAAGTGGGAGTTTTGTTGTTAATCTGTAGTTTAGACCAAACCCCAGttccctctcaaagtgagagttttgTTGTTAATCTATAGTTTAGTCCAAACCCCAGttccctctcaaagtgagagttttgTT
Proteins encoded:
- the LOC140473144 gene encoding uncharacterized protein isoform X1; translated protein: MGSVPSKRGSHRRGRAPPGPTDEGHQSKRRGTGQEWAKHPRRTDTSSAIWEVLARYNDAQLSRVTQYYAPKLQRVMIELAEEITASLTGKALFKEELKRVQDLVAAGQKGELMKFVSSLFMGNGARVGRAFWSALLTVDHPHPELQAMFKEIREQGSTLPFIATWSNLSEVLPDYHTVIKAAQLEHKEKLLAELERMEAHRVAETKIRGGRGVSLGAQGREGYPELVTIISTLAESAAAHEQLAWSSLTDGDDQEEVEEERRTWGRFAKRPMEPMDPTHDLFGTSFTECLCDGLTVLGGGAGDGQDRGLAPAPGTVGRLTGRDRAPGLLPAVPLRPLLRARPGDGGAVQPAVPGHPGLPPPGPLAALPVAGPREPAAGLRWPGGAKGLAGGGDRLQPAQAPGRGDGPRPALGHVPGPAAGGLHPADMRAPPGPAAFPADGGAALGGGPGPGRGLAPGLRCRPGPRPRRAALHRPGEGPGPERLPQGPVPRAGLLLAGLPRLPGPGGRPLAPHRHPALGRLPAGGAEGGAAGPRRAPGPGHPPGRPGPGGAGPEEAPIPRGGFPAARPGGLVARPGPGAEGGPGLRLPTASAAGVPGGAGPVPGGRRAQPAGAAPRGPQQRRRPLPGLPALPAGPVLPLLLPGPGGTAAPAPAPRRLRRHPLAGRPGPERGREEGGEPAPTPQRGALPPRGSEPAAGPAAGPLHLPAAPGQREAPGRHPARTSRLRGPGLRLQALRVH
- the LOC140473144 gene encoding uncharacterized protein isoform X2 is translated as MIELAEEITASLTGKALFKEELKRVQDLVAAGQKGELMKFVSSLFMGNGARVGRAFWSALLTVDHPHPELQAMFKEIREQGSTLPFIATWSNLSEVLPDYHTVIKAAQLEHKEKLLAELERMEAHRVAETKIRGGRGVSLGAQGREGYPELVTIISTLAESAAAHEQLAWSSLTDGDDQEEVEEERRTWGRFAKRPMEPMDPTHDLFGTSFTECLCDGLTVLGGGAGDGQDRGLAPAPGTVGRLTGRDRAPGLLPAVPLRPLLRARPGDGGAVQPAVPGHPGLPPPGPLAALPVAGPREPAAGLRWPGGAKGLAGGGDRLQPAQAPGRGDGPRPALGHVPGPAAGGLHPADMRAPPGPAAFPADGGAALGGGPGPGRGLAPGLRCRPGPRPRRAALHRPGEGPGPERLPQGPVPRAGLLLAGLPRLPGPGGRPLAPHRHPALGRLPAGGAEGGAAGPRRAPGPGHPPGRPGPGGAGPEEAPIPRGGFPAARPGGLVARPGPGAEGGPGLRLPTASAAGVPGGAGPVPGGRRAQPAGAAPRGPQQRRRPLPGLPALPAGPVLPLLLPGPGGTAAPAPAPRRLRRHPLAGRPGPERGREEGGEPAPTPQRGALPPRGSEPAAGPAAGPLHLPAAPGQREAPGRHPARTSRLRGPGLRLQALRVH
- the LOC140473144 gene encoding uncharacterized protein isoform X3, translating into MKFVSSLFMGNGARVGRAFWSALLTVDHPHPELQAMFKEIREQGSTLPFIATWSNLSEVLPDYHTVIKAAQLEHKEKLLAELERMEAHRVAETKIRGGRGVSLGAQGREGYPELVTIISTLAESAAAHEQLAWSSLTDGDDQEEVEEERRTWGRFAKRPMEPMDPTHDLFGTSFTECLCDGLTVLGGGAGDGQDRGLAPAPGTVGRLTGRDRAPGLLPAVPLRPLLRARPGDGGAVQPAVPGHPGLPPPGPLAALPVAGPREPAAGLRWPGGAKGLAGGGDRLQPAQAPGRGDGPRPALGHVPGPAAGGLHPADMRAPPGPAAFPADGGAALGGGPGPGRGLAPGLRCRPGPRPRRAALHRPGEGPGPERLPQGPVPRAGLLLAGLPRLPGPGGRPLAPHRHPALGRLPAGGAEGGAAGPRRAPGPGHPPGRPGPGGAGPEEAPIPRGGFPAARPGGLVARPGPGAEGGPGLRLPTASAAGVPGGAGPVPGGRRAQPAGAAPRGPQQRRRPLPGLPALPAGPVLPLLLPGPGGTAAPAPAPRRLRRHPLAGRPGPERGREEGGEPAPTPQRGALPPRGSEPAAGPAAGPLHLPAAPGQREAPGRHPARTSRLRGPGLRLQALRVH